One window of Methanomassiliicoccales archaeon genomic DNA carries:
- a CDS encoding glycerophosphodiester phosphodiesterase codes for MKKLAVNNKLVQVIAHRGASSLAPENTLAAASLAAELGADMWEFDVRMTRDGELILMHDETLSRTTNVQELFPTRTPWRVEDFTLEEIRKLDAGSWFLHQDPFGTIATGEVSLGQAQSYVREPVPTLKEALMFTKETGLFADIELKGESSFFGSSHRWREMIECTVDLIHNLKLEDRVFLSSFTPEMIKYVKERASNIATVLISVAMPSDPERILSEVCADGIAIHSTAFNSTVSRRLAKAGYKVYVWTVNDQEEIRRFLQVPGLTGIITDYPQRLLSVLGRVKKQPFNSKFANYRLCRCKVQSEKDGDGTAIHWNSGKT; via the coding sequence ATGAAAAAGCTTGCGGTCAACAACAAGCTTGTGCAAGTTATTGCCCATCGTGGAGCTAGTTCTTTGGCGCCAGAGAACACGCTAGCCGCGGCGAGTCTTGCCGCTGAGCTTGGTGCGGATATGTGGGAGTTCGACGTTCGGATGACCCGGGATGGCGAGCTTATCCTGATGCATGACGAGACCCTTTCGCGCACCACCAATGTCCAGGAACTCTTCCCAACGCGGACTCCATGGAGGGTAGAAGATTTCACATTGGAAGAGATTCGAAAGCTAGACGCTGGATCGTGGTTTTTGCACCAGGACCCGTTTGGCACCATTGCTACAGGTGAAGTGTCGCTTGGACAGGCCCAGAGTTATGTTAGGGAACCGGTACCCACCCTTAAAGAAGCCCTCATGTTCACCAAAGAGACCGGCCTTTTTGCTGACATTGAGCTCAAAGGTGAATCCTCATTTTTTGGCAGCTCCCACCGCTGGCGAGAGATGATAGAGTGTACGGTTGATTTAATCCACAATCTTAAACTTGAGGATCGTGTATTCTTGTCTTCGTTCACCCCTGAGATGATAAAGTATGTTAAGGAACGGGCATCCAACATTGCAACAGTTTTGATTTCGGTTGCCATGCCAAGTGATCCTGAGCGGATCCTGAGCGAGGTGTGTGCTGATGGAATCGCTATCCATTCGACAGCGTTCAATTCAACAGTTTCCCGAAGGCTGGCTAAAGCTGGATATAAGGTGTACGTGTGGACGGTAAACGACCAGGAGGAGATTCGCCGATTTCTCCAAGTTCCGGGCTTAACGGGGATTATCACTGATTATCCTCAGCGACTGTTGTCGGTCCTAGGCCGAGTGAAGAAACAGCCTTTCAACAGTAAATTTGCAAATTATCGGCTCTGTCGTTGTAAAGTACAAAGTGAAAAGGATGGGGATGGAACCGCGATCCATTGGAACTCTGGCAAAACTTAG